The following are encoded together in the Citrobacter arsenatis genome:
- the truC gene encoding tRNA pseudouridine(65) synthase TruC, with amino-acid sequence MLEILYQDEWLVAVNKPSGWLVHRSWLDRDEKVVVMQTVRDQIGQHVFTAHRLDRPTSGVLLMGLSSEAGRLLSQQFEHHQIQKRYHAIVRGWLMDDAVLDYPLVEELDKIADKFARDDKGPQPAVTHYRGLATVEMPVATGRYPTTRYGLVELDPKTGRKHQLRRHLAHLRHPIIGDSKHGDLRQNRSAAEHFGCQRLMLHASRLALTHPFTGEPLVIRAGLDDVWMQALSQFGWRGLLPENERVEFSGPSGQDEQIDS; translated from the coding sequence ATGCTGGAGATTTTGTATCAGGACGAATGGCTGGTCGCTGTCAACAAACCTTCTGGCTGGTTGGTTCACCGTAGCTGGCTTGACCGGGATGAAAAAGTGGTGGTGATGCAAACGGTGCGCGATCAAATTGGTCAGCACGTTTTTACCGCCCATCGACTCGACAGGCCGACCTCCGGTGTACTGCTGATGGGGTTGTCCAGCGAAGCCGGGCGGTTGCTGTCCCAGCAGTTTGAACATCATCAAATTCAGAAGCGCTACCATGCGATTGTGCGAGGCTGGCTGATGGATGATGCCGTGCTGGATTACCCGCTGGTCGAAGAGTTGGATAAGATCGCCGATAAGTTTGCCCGTGATGATAAAGGCCCGCAGCCTGCCGTCACCCATTATCGCGGTCTGGCGACGGTAGAAATGCCGGTAGCGACCGGGCGCTATCCGACCACCCGTTACGGACTGGTGGAACTGGACCCTAAAACCGGTCGCAAACACCAGCTCAGACGCCATCTGGCGCACTTGCGCCATCCGATTATTGGCGACAGTAAGCACGGTGATTTGCGGCAAAATCGCAGCGCCGCAGAGCATTTCGGTTGTCAGCGATTAATGCTGCATGCCAGCCGGCTTGCGCTGACCCATCCTTTCACCGGCGAACCGCTGGTTATTCGCGCCGGACTGGATGACGTCTGGATGCAGGCGCTATCACAGTTTGGCTGGCGTGGACTTCTCCCTGAGAATGAAAGGGTTGAGTTCAGCGGGCCGTCAGGTCAGGATGAGCAGATAGATTCTTAA
- a CDS encoding YqcC family protein yields MTTHDRVRQQLHALEALLREHHHWRMDEPAAHLFTSTQPFCMDTMEPVEWLQWVLIPRMHTLLDNAQPLPQAFAVAPYYEMALATDHPQREILLTALQELDALFTSDNA; encoded by the coding sequence ATGACGACTCATGACCGTGTGCGCCAGCAGTTACACGCGCTTGAAGCGCTACTGCGTGAACATCATCACTGGCGGATGGATGAGCCAGCAGCGCATCTGTTTACCAGCACGCAGCCTTTTTGTATGGATACCATGGAGCCGGTTGAGTGGCTGCAATGGGTGTTGATTCCCCGCATGCACACGCTGCTCGATAACGCGCAGCCGCTTCCGCAGGCTTTTGCCGTCGCACCTTATTACGAAATGGCGCTGGCAACCGATCACCCGCAACGCGAAATTCTTCTGACTGCATTGCAGGAGTTGGATGCGCTGTTTACAAGTGATAACGCCTGA
- the syd gene encoding SecY-interacting protein: MDELTAQALTAFTTRYCDAWHEKNNSWPLSEELYGVPSPCIISSTNDAVYWQPQPFVGEKNLNAVERAFDIVIQPAVHAFYTTQFAGDMHAQLADEKLTLLQTWSEDDFRRVQENLIGHLVTQKRLKLSPTLFIATQDNELDVISVCNLSGEVCKETLGTRKRTVLAASLAEFLTQLKPVL, from the coding sequence GTGGACGAATTGACAGCACAGGCGTTGACAGCCTTTACGACGCGTTACTGCGACGCGTGGCATGAAAAAAACAACAGCTGGCCGCTCAGCGAAGAGCTGTATGGCGTACCTTCTCCGTGCATCATTTCTTCCACGAACGATGCCGTTTACTGGCAACCTCAGCCTTTTGTTGGTGAAAAAAACCTCAATGCGGTTGAACGCGCCTTTGATATCGTGATACAACCTGCCGTTCACGCTTTTTACACCACCCAATTTGCTGGGGACATGCACGCGCAGTTGGCGGATGAAAAGCTAACGCTGCTGCAGACCTGGAGTGAAGATGACTTCAGGCGCGTTCAGGAAAACCTGATTGGTCATCTGGTCACGCAAAAGCGCCTCAAGCTATCGCCTACGCTTTTTATCGCCACACAGGACAATGAGCTTGACGTCATTTCGGTGTGCAATCTGTCCGGTGAAGTGTGCAAAGAAACGCTGGGAACCCGTAAACGAACGGTGCTGGCGGCTTCACTTGCGGAATTCCTCACTCAACTTAAGCCAGTTCTGTAA